In Chiloscyllium punctatum isolate Juve2018m chromosome 52, sChiPun1.3, whole genome shotgun sequence, a single genomic region encodes these proteins:
- the LOC140470942 gene encoding histone H4, with protein sequence MSGRGKGGKGLGKGGAKRHRKVLRDNIQGITKPAIRRLARRGGVKRISGLIYEETRGVLKVFLENVIRDAVTYTEHAKRKTVTAMDVVYALKRQGRTLYGFGG encoded by the coding sequence ATGTCTGGAAGAGGTAAAGGAGGCAAAGGCCTGGGAAAAGGCGGAGCGAAGCGGCACCGCAAAGTGCTCCGTGATAACATCCAGGGCATCACGAAACCAGCCATCCGGCGCCTGGCTCGCCGTGGCGGGGTGAAGCGCATCTCGGGCTTGATCTACGAGGAGACCCGCGGGGTGCTGAAGGTTTTTCTGGAGAATGTGATCAGGGATGCGGTCACCTACACTGAGCACGCCAAGCGCAAGACGGTCACTGCCATGGATGTGGTGTACGCTCTGAAACGCCAGGGCCGCACTCTCTATGGATTCGGCGGCTGA